The Thermococcus sp. JdF3 genome includes the window CCCAATGTTGAGGTTGTATCTCTCACCGAGGGCCTTCAGCTTCTCAATTTCGTTCTTGACCATTACTTCAAAGGAATATATCGGAGAGCGCTCTATCTCAACGACGATAATCTGATAATTGGCCAGCTCAAAGGTGGGAAGCGTATCGAAAGGTATGCCCGTGGGGGAATCAACAAAAACAACCCCGAACTTGTACTTAACCCTGTCAAGTATCTCGACCAGCCGCCGGGGGGAGATGCCCAGAACGTCCTGAAGGCGGGTACTTCCGGGCATGACATGAACGCCCGTTTCGGGGTGCCTGTACACGGCCCATTCCGGGTCAATATCCGGGTTCTTCATGAGGGAATGAACTGTGTACTTGACGGTGTCCAGGGCGAAGTGAAACCCGAGGTTCGGGAGGTACAGGTCGCCATCGACCGCAAGAACGCGGTATTCACTCATGGCTAGGTAAGCGCTTAGGTTGGCCGTGGTTGTTGTCTTTCCTGCACCGCCCCTCCCCGTGACAACAATGAGCGCCATTGCCCAGTCCCCCGAAATACCACGAAAAGAATAGTTGGAGTCCGTTATAAGGTTTCCGCTTAGTAGAGGGCACTCCAGGGGCTCAGTGCACGGCTGTTAGAGAAATCCACCCATAAACGGGCAAACGATTCAGAACAACCGCAAAAGGTTTATATCGTCCCCCGTTCAGATATTCATGTAAATGCTAAGGAGATGATTGCCATGGCTGACAAGATGCCGGCTATCATGAAAACTAAGCCCGCTTACGGTGCCGAGCTCGTTGAGGTTGATGTTCCCAAGCCAGGACCGGGTGAAGTTCTCATCAAGGTTCTCGCCACCAGCATCTGTGGAACCGACCTCCACATCTACGAGTGGAACGAATGGGCGCAGAGCAGGATAAAGACCCCCCAGATCATGGGGCATGAGGTCGCCGGAGAGGTCATCGAGGTCGGACCCGGCGTTGACACCCTCGAGGTCGGAGATTACATAAGCGCTGAGACCCACATCGTCTGCGGCAAGTGCTACGCCTGCAGGCACAACCGCTACCACGTCTGCCAGAACACCAAGATATTCGGCGTGGATATGGACGGTGTTTTCGCCGAGTACGCGATAGTTCCCGCCCAGAACGCCTGGAAGAACCCGAAGGACATGCCTCCCGAGTACGCGGCGCTCCAGGAGCCGCTTGGCAATGCGGTTGATACTGTTCTGGCAGGCCCGATAGCCGGAATGAGCACTCTCATAACGGGTGCGGGACCACTTGGATTGCTCGGCATAGCGGTTGCCAAAGCGGCGGGTGCTTACCCGGTTATCGTGAGCGAGCCGAGCGAGTTCAGGCGCGAGCTGGCCAAGAAGGTCGGTGCCGACTACGTCATCAACCCCTTCGAGGAG containing:
- a CDS encoding MinD/ParA family protein, with product MALIVVTGRGGAGKTTTTANLSAYLAMSEYRVLAVDGDLYLPNLGFHFALDTVKYTVHSLMKNPDIDPEWAVYRHPETGVHVMPGSTRLQDVLGISPRRLVEILDRVKYKFGVVFVDSPTGIPFDTLPTFELANYQIIVVEIERSPIYSFEVMVKNEIEKLKALGERYNLNIGVVLNKVRESEDVVDKIIEVIEDDLNVPVLGWIPFDNVVPESINAGIPVLRYAPKSDAALAFMETGKVLEEWLFG
- the tdh gene encoding L-threonine 3-dehydrogenase; the encoded protein is MADKMPAIMKTKPAYGAELVEVDVPKPGPGEVLIKVLATSICGTDLHIYEWNEWAQSRIKTPQIMGHEVAGEVIEVGPGVDTLEVGDYISAETHIVCGKCYACRHNRYHVCQNTKIFGVDMDGVFAEYAIVPAQNAWKNPKDMPPEYAALQEPLGNAVDTVLAGPIAGMSTLITGAGPLGLLGIAVAKAAGAYPVIVSEPSEFRRELAKKVGADYVINPFEEDPVRAVMDITDGAGVEVFLEFSGAPKALEQGLAATTPGGRVSLLGLFPRDVTVDFNNLIIFKALEIHGITGRHLWETWYTVSSLIQSGKLNLDPVITHKYRGFEKFEEAFELMKAGKTGKVVFFPHKG